A window of the Vigna angularis cultivar LongXiaoDou No.4 chromosome 3, ASM1680809v1, whole genome shotgun sequence genome harbors these coding sequences:
- the LOC108324314 gene encoding type IV inositol polyphosphate 5-phosphatase 3 isoform X2: MSGEGFHLLILILMIGYASTNRLISMFLEHNTLQCPSLQEIVPLNPGNIFGAEDTRPVPKWENIIRDTLNRVRPKAPKMKSFSDPPSPSKFKPSDDVADMEEEILLESDSDIGEEVLPVDEDHNVYDGGTDKPNTEEEVLASDAADIGNTVGNDLQRQFSEGRRLSRLNHFRDENLSQKTGTSSSQQISKLSRMISSSDRIGLSWPEPPLHLLSQPLNKPTSFKSIRSFSASKSFRTCHSFKPTMDDIISLAEIDLEALMKRKRRSSYVRIVSKQMVGIFITIWVRRSLRKHIQNLKVSTVGVGVMGYIGNKGSISISMSIYQTLFCFICTHLTAGEKEVDELKRNADVREIHQRTQFPLADIGVPRKILDHERIIWLGDLNYRINLSYEKTRDYISKKQWSKLIEKDQLTKELEKGVFHGWSEGALNFPPTYKYEINSEKYYGEDPKVGRRIPSWCDRILSYGLGMRLLRYGRTELKFSDHRPVTATYMAEVEVFSPRKLQKALTFTDAEIENEEVMANLETLYEF, translated from the exons ATGTCGGGGGAAGGCTTCCACCTGTTGATCTTGATATTGATGATTGGCTACGCATCAACGAACCGGCTGATATCTATGTTCTTGG AACATAACACATTACAATGCCCCAGTCTTCAGGAGATCGTACCATTAAATCCTGGTAACATTTTTGGTGCTGAAGATACTCGACCAGTACCAAAATGGGAAAACATTATTCGAGATACACTGAATAGAGTTAGACCAAAAGCCCCAAAGATGAAATCCTTCAGTGATCCTCCGTCTCCATCAAAATTTAAGCCATCGGATGATGTGGCAGACATGGAAGAAGAAATTTTACTTGAAAGCGACAGTGACATTGGTGAGGAAGTCCTTCCTGTGGATGAAGATCACAACGTTTATGATGGAGGCACAGATAAGCCGAACACAGAAGAAGAAGTCTTGGCTTCAGATGCTGCTGATATTGGCAACACAGTTGGCAATGATTTACAGAGACAGTTTTCTGAAGGAAGGAGGTTGAGTAGGCTAAATCATTTCCGTGACGAAAATTTGTCCCAGAAAACGGGAACCTCATCTTCTCAACAGATCAGTAAACTATCCAGAATGATTAGTAGTTCTGATAGAATCGGTTTGAGTTGGCCAGAGCCACCACTGCATTTGCTATCTCAACCATTGAATAAACCAACTTCTTTTAAATCTATCAGATCCTTTTCAGCATCAAAGTCTTTCAGAACATGTCATTCTTTCAAGCCAACCATGGATGACATAATTTCTCTTGCTGAAATCGACCTCGAAGCTTTGATGAAGCGGAAAAGGAGATCATCGTATGTAAGGATAGTAAGCAAACAGATGGTTGGGATTTTCATCACCATATGGGTTCGTCGTAGCTTGCGTAAACATATCCAGAATTTAAAGGTCTCAACTGTTGGTGTCGGTGTTATGGGCTATATTGGTAACAAG GGATCAATATCTATCAGCATGTCTATATACCAGACACTCTTCTGTTTCATATGCACCCACCTTACGGCAGGTGAAAAGGAAGTCGATGAACTTAAAAGAAATGCTGATGTTCGCGAAATACATCAAAGAACCCAGTTTCCTCTTGCTGATATTGGAGTTCCCAGAAAGATCCTTGATCATGA AAGAATAATTTGGTTGGGTGATCTGAATTATCGAATCAACTTGTCGTATGAGAAAACAAGAGATTATATCTCAAAAAAGCAATGGTCAAAATTGATTGAGAAAGACCAG CTTACAAAAGAACTGGAGAAAGGTGTATTTCATGGATGGTCAGAAGGTGCATTAAACTTCCCACCAACTTATAAGTATGAGATTAATTCAGAGAAATATTATGGAGAGGACCCAAAGGTTGGAAGGCGAATACCATCATG GTGTGATCGTATTCTTTCTTACGGCTTGGGAATGAGATTACTTAGATATGGAAGGACTGAACTTAAATTTTCAGACCACAGACCAGTGACAGCCACATACATGGCAGAGGTTGAGGTGTTCTCTCCAAGGAAGCTGCAGAAAGCCCTGACTTTCACTGATGCAGAGATTGAAAATGAAGAAGTCATGGCAAATTTAG AGACACTGTACGAGTTCTGA
- the LOC108324314 gene encoding type IV inositol polyphosphate 5-phosphatase 3 isoform X1, with product MKQGSAVNNQQLLWARVVMRKWFNMSSNEPDYSADPDDDNEDDPETDSDNEGWGKQTRFWDSREEQAPTETNEFLPRLRRQKSLTVRSEYINKKELRVCVGTWNVGGRLPPVDLDIDDWLRINEPADIYVLGLQEIVPLNPGNIFGAEDTRPVPKWENIIRDTLNRVRPKAPKMKSFSDPPSPSKFKPSDDVADMEEEILLESDSDIGEEVLPVDEDHNVYDGGTDKPNTEEEVLASDAADIGNTVGNDLQRQFSEGRRLSRLNHFRDENLSQKTGTSSSQQISKLSRMISSSDRIGLSWPEPPLHLLSQPLNKPTSFKSIRSFSASKSFRTCHSFKPTMDDIISLAEIDLEALMKRKRRSSYVRIVSKQMVGIFITIWVRRSLRKHIQNLKVSTVGVGVMGYIGNKGSISISMSIYQTLFCFICTHLTAGEKEVDELKRNADVREIHQRTQFPLADIGVPRKILDHERIIWLGDLNYRINLSYEKTRDYISKKQWSKLIEKDQLTKELEKGVFHGWSEGALNFPPTYKYEINSEKYYGEDPKVGRRIPSWCDRILSYGLGMRLLRYGRTELKFSDHRPVTATYMAEVEVFSPRKLQKALTFTDAEIENEEVMANLETLYEF from the exons ATGAAGCAAGGATCAGCAGTAAACAACCAACAG CTCTTGTGGGCTAGAGTGGTTATGCGGAAATGGTTTAACATGAGCAGCAACGAGCCTGATTACAGTGCTGACCCTGATGATGATAATGAGGATGACCCCGAGACTGACTCAGACAATGAAG GGTGGGGAAAACAGACACGGTTTTGGGACAGCAGAGAGGAACAAGCTCCGACTGAGACAAAtg AATTTCTTCCAAGGTTAAGAAGGCAAAAGTCGCTAACTGTTAGGTCTGAATATATAAACAAGAAGGAACTGAG AGTATGTGTTGGAACATGGAATGTCGGGGGAAGGCTTCCACCTGTTGATCTTGATATTGATGATTGGCTACGCATCAACGAACCGGCTGATATCTATGTTCTTGG TCTTCAGGAGATCGTACCATTAAATCCTGGTAACATTTTTGGTGCTGAAGATACTCGACCAGTACCAAAATGGGAAAACATTATTCGAGATACACTGAATAGAGTTAGACCAAAAGCCCCAAAGATGAAATCCTTCAGTGATCCTCCGTCTCCATCAAAATTTAAGCCATCGGATGATGTGGCAGACATGGAAGAAGAAATTTTACTTGAAAGCGACAGTGACATTGGTGAGGAAGTCCTTCCTGTGGATGAAGATCACAACGTTTATGATGGAGGCACAGATAAGCCGAACACAGAAGAAGAAGTCTTGGCTTCAGATGCTGCTGATATTGGCAACACAGTTGGCAATGATTTACAGAGACAGTTTTCTGAAGGAAGGAGGTTGAGTAGGCTAAATCATTTCCGTGACGAAAATTTGTCCCAGAAAACGGGAACCTCATCTTCTCAACAGATCAGTAAACTATCCAGAATGATTAGTAGTTCTGATAGAATCGGTTTGAGTTGGCCAGAGCCACCACTGCATTTGCTATCTCAACCATTGAATAAACCAACTTCTTTTAAATCTATCAGATCCTTTTCAGCATCAAAGTCTTTCAGAACATGTCATTCTTTCAAGCCAACCATGGATGACATAATTTCTCTTGCTGAAATCGACCTCGAAGCTTTGATGAAGCGGAAAAGGAGATCATCGTATGTAAGGATAGTAAGCAAACAGATGGTTGGGATTTTCATCACCATATGGGTTCGTCGTAGCTTGCGTAAACATATCCAGAATTTAAAGGTCTCAACTGTTGGTGTCGGTGTTATGGGCTATATTGGTAACAAG GGATCAATATCTATCAGCATGTCTATATACCAGACACTCTTCTGTTTCATATGCACCCACCTTACGGCAGGTGAAAAGGAAGTCGATGAACTTAAAAGAAATGCTGATGTTCGCGAAATACATCAAAGAACCCAGTTTCCTCTTGCTGATATTGGAGTTCCCAGAAAGATCCTTGATCATGA AAGAATAATTTGGTTGGGTGATCTGAATTATCGAATCAACTTGTCGTATGAGAAAACAAGAGATTATATCTCAAAAAAGCAATGGTCAAAATTGATTGAGAAAGACCAG CTTACAAAAGAACTGGAGAAAGGTGTATTTCATGGATGGTCAGAAGGTGCATTAAACTTCCCACCAACTTATAAGTATGAGATTAATTCAGAGAAATATTATGGAGAGGACCCAAAGGTTGGAAGGCGAATACCATCATG GTGTGATCGTATTCTTTCTTACGGCTTGGGAATGAGATTACTTAGATATGGAAGGACTGAACTTAAATTTTCAGACCACAGACCAGTGACAGCCACATACATGGCAGAGGTTGAGGTGTTCTCTCCAAGGAAGCTGCAGAAAGCCCTGACTTTCACTGATGCAGAGATTGAAAATGAAGAAGTCATGGCAAATTTAG AGACACTGTACGAGTTCTGA